GCTGTCCAGCTCGGTATTGTCTGCGTTGCTGCATGCCTGTCCTTCTCTATACCAGCCCGTGTGCTGCCCAGCCACAGGCGGTTGCTCCAGCCCATGTTAGTGCAATGTACCTATGTATGAAaacagagggcgcctcagcataCCCGCTGGGTGCCGCTAGGAGTCTGCCATTGGCACTTACACTATGCCCGGCTGGGAGCACATGCTGCTGGTGCTGTAATAATCCTTCACGAAGTTGCGGGGGATCTTCCGGGCTGTGTAGGAGAAGCAGCAGGCAGTCGGGGGGTCAGAGCCAACTGCAAGAGACAGAGATGAGTTCAAACCGGTGCCAGGGAAAGCCCTGCCTGGCTCTCCAGAAGAGTCCCATTGGAGAGGTTTGCattagtgggttttttaaaattagtctAGAATTTCAATGGTGCCAAGACATGACAGTGGTTGAGCGTTAGTATGTATGCAGTGATCTGCAGACAGCGAATTATTTACGATCCCTACTTCACAGAGGGGATCATTGAGGGACAGAGTGGCGGAGACCAGTCTGCAGCCACAGCACAGGCCCATGGCAGAGCCGGGACCTGAAGTCAGGAACGGGCTCACAATCCCATGAGCTAATCACTAACCAGACCCCTCTTTCAGCCTTGCCCAGGGTTCTCTGAGCCCCCTGAAGTCAGTCTGCTCTGAGGATGCTCAGTATCTGACAGGACGGGGTCCTTAGTGCCAGTTCACTCACAGAGCAGATGCAGCAACGCCAGCATCTGGCAGCCCACCCCGACTTGGACAGTCCCTTGGCGGGTGAGCGGAATACCCAGGCCCTACTCGGCCCATGGCCTCTCTGGTAGGCTCCTTAGCCAGGGTACCAATGATCTCTGAGGAGTGAGACCACGGACTCATTTCACCTGGCTCCCCAGAcagccactagatgtcagggcCCTTGGTCACGTCCTGTAGAGGCCGCATTTGAACTCGTGACCCAGGGAAGGAAGCCCCTAAGCCAAACAGCCTCTCTCC
This genomic stretch from Gopherus flavomarginatus isolate rGopFla2 chromosome 19, rGopFla2.mat.asm, whole genome shotgun sequence harbors:
- the LOC127037361 gene encoding C-C motif chemokine 4-like; this translates as MKVSVAALTLLLIAAFCSPAFSAPIGSDPPTACCFSYTARKIPRNFVKDYYSTSSMCSQPGIV